The Sphingopyxis fribergensis genome contains a region encoding:
- the pstA gene encoding phosphate ABC transporter permease PstA — MNRETAPTDWKGTVMQKRIAGRYAAERRFKLFGLGAVLLSGAFLAFLLFVMVGNGARGFTYTHVAVPIDFKSTPLTVDTSRLGDADADQVIANAGLADIVAFAADEALGDGGAELISENAWKEVRSEIKADPELLNGKTVFELPASSAVDIMAKDGARGELGARVDALERDGKLGTGIHWPFFKNADATDPAVAGIWGALKGSVLTIFIAFLIAFPTGVLAALYLEEYAPKNRWTDLIEVSINNLAAVPSIIFGLLALAVFINWFGICQASALVGGLTLALMTMPVIVIASRNAIKSVPPSIRDAALGVGASPVQVVFHHVLPLALPGILTGTIIGMARALGETAPLLLIGMRAFIGDVPGGICSPATVLPMQIFLWSDEVDRGFVEKTSAAIIVLLIVLLSMNAFAIYLRNKFEKRW; from the coding sequence ATGAATAGGGAAACCGCCCCCACCGACTGGAAAGGCACCGTGATGCAAAAGCGCATCGCGGGCCGCTACGCCGCCGAACGCCGCTTCAAGCTGTTCGGGCTGGGCGCGGTGCTACTCTCGGGCGCTTTCCTCGCCTTCCTGCTGTTCGTGATGGTCGGCAACGGCGCGCGCGGCTTTACCTATACGCATGTCGCGGTGCCGATCGATTTCAAGAGCACGCCGCTGACGGTCGATACGTCGCGGCTGGGCGATGCCGACGCCGATCAGGTGATCGCGAACGCAGGGCTGGCCGACATCGTCGCCTTTGCCGCCGACGAAGCGCTGGGCGACGGCGGGGCCGAGCTGATTTCGGAGAATGCGTGGAAGGAAGTGCGCAGCGAGATCAAGGCCGACCCCGAACTCCTGAACGGCAAGACGGTGTTCGAACTGCCGGCGTCATCGGCGGTCGACATCATGGCGAAAGACGGCGCGCGCGGCGAACTCGGGGCGCGGGTCGATGCGCTGGAGCGTGACGGCAAGCTGGGGACCGGCATCCACTGGCCCTTTTTCAAGAACGCCGACGCCACCGATCCCGCGGTCGCGGGCATCTGGGGCGCGCTCAAGGGGTCGGTGCTGACGATCTTCATCGCCTTCCTCATCGCCTTTCCCACGGGCGTGCTCGCGGCGCTCTATCTTGAGGAATATGCGCCGAAGAACCGCTGGACCGACCTCATCGAAGTGTCGATCAACAATCTTGCCGCGGTTCCCTCGATCATCTTTGGCCTGCTCGCGCTCGCGGTGTTCATCAACTGGTTCGGCATCTGCCAGGCGAGCGCACTCGTCGGCGGCCTGACGCTGGCGCTGATGACGATGCCGGTGATCGTCATCGCCAGCCGCAACGCGATCAAGTCGGTGCCGCCCTCGATCCGCGACGCTGCGCTGGGTGTTGGCGCAAGTCCCGTGCAGGTGGTGTTCCACCATGTCCTGCCGCTCGCGCTGCCGGGCATTTTGACCGGCACCATCATCGGCATGGCGCGCGCGCTGGGGGAGACCGCGCCTTTGCTCTTGATCGGCATGCGTGCCTTCATCGGTGACGTTCCGGGCGGTATCTGTTCGCCGGCGACCGTGCTGCCGATGCAGATCTTCCTCTGGTCGGACGAAGTCGACCGGGGCTTTGTCGAGAAAACCTCCGCCGCGATCATCGTGCTGCTTATCGTGCTGCTGTCGATGAACGCCTTTGCGATCTATCTTCGCAACAAATTCGAAAAACGCTGGTGA
- the pstC gene encoding phosphate ABC transporter permease subunit PstC, whose translation MAGRQRSNLLAGRAGTKLHSRPQYHGWYVALWLFAPAALFLAVWSSVSPALITNQVLTSEAAQSLPSFGFERGAILSDARSVAEGKQDRVRLPAAAPLVQPYADASHKYAWIGIAAMLALALAGGLYAFTRIKPDFRARTRVERIVMLFLLLASLVAILTTFGIVLSLLFESIRFFRLVSPAELLFGTTWAPQSGAPQPDTFGGIPLFWGTVLIGAIIAMIVAIPIGMMTAVYLTQYAAPAVRRWVKPILEILAGVPTVVYGYFAALTVAPALRNFAVMLGIPNASTESALAAGIVMGVMIIPFVSSMADDSINAVPQAMRDGSLALGATPNETIRQVLIPAALPGVMGGILLAVSRAIGETMIVVMAAGLSANMTANPFASVTTVTAQIVKLLTGDQEFDSAKTLAAFALGLVLFIVTLLLNIAALRIVKKYREAYE comes from the coding sequence ATTGCCGGTCGGCAACGGTCGAACCTGCTCGCGGGGCGCGCGGGTACAAAGCTCCATTCGCGCCCGCAATATCATGGCTGGTATGTCGCGCTGTGGCTATTTGCCCCCGCGGCGCTGTTCCTCGCCGTCTGGTCGTCGGTTTCGCCGGCGCTGATCACCAACCAGGTGCTGACGAGCGAAGCGGCGCAGTCGCTCCCCTCTTTCGGGTTCGAGCGCGGGGCGATCCTGTCCGACGCGCGCAGCGTTGCCGAAGGCAAGCAGGACAGGGTGCGGCTGCCCGCCGCGGCGCCGCTGGTGCAGCCCTATGCCGACGCGAGCCACAAATATGCGTGGATCGGCATCGCCGCGATGCTCGCGCTGGCGCTCGCGGGCGGGCTTTATGCCTTCACGCGGATCAAACCCGATTTCCGGGCGCGAACGCGGGTCGAGCGGATCGTGATGCTGTTCCTGCTGCTCGCGTCCCTGGTCGCGATCCTCACGACATTCGGCATCGTGCTCTCACTGCTCTTTGAATCGATCCGCTTTTTCCGCCTCGTCTCGCCCGCCGAATTGCTGTTCGGGACGACATGGGCGCCGCAAAGCGGGGCGCCGCAGCCCGACACGTTCGGCGGCATTCCTTTGTTCTGGGGCACGGTGCTGATCGGCGCGATCATCGCGATGATCGTCGCGATCCCGATCGGGATGATGACCGCGGTGTACCTCACCCAATATGCCGCGCCCGCGGTGCGCCGCTGGGTCAAGCCGATCCTCGAGATCCTCGCGGGGGTGCCGACCGTGGTCTACGGCTATTTCGCCGCGCTGACCGTCGCCCCTGCCCTGCGCAATTTCGCGGTGATGCTGGGCATTCCGAACGCCTCGACCGAAAGCGCGCTTGCCGCGGGCATCGTGATGGGGGTGATGATCATCCCGTTCGTGTCGTCGATGGCCGACGACAGCATCAACGCGGTGCCGCAGGCGATGCGCGACGGATCGCTCGCCCTCGGCGCCACCCCGAACGAAACGATCCGCCAGGTGCTGATCCCCGCCGCGCTGCCCGGCGTGATGGGCGGCATATTGCTCGCGGTCAGCCGCGCGATTGGCGAGACGATGATCGTCGTGATGGCGGCGGGCCTCTCCGCCAACATGACTGCCAACCCCTTTGCCAGCGTCACCACGGTGACCGCGCAGATCGTCAAATTGCTCACCGGCGATCAGGAGTTCGACAGCGCCAAGACGCTCGCCGCCTTCGCGCTCGGGCTCGTGCTGTTCATCGTCACGCTGCTGCTCAACATCGCCGCCCTGCGCATCGTCAAAAAGTATCGCGAAGCTTATGAATAG
- a CDS encoding substrate-binding domain-containing protein translates to MFQKFALIAGAATCALALSACQDQASSGGGARDYISAVGSSTVYPFATAVGEKFAEATGNKTPKIDSTGTGGGFERFCAGVGGDTADIANASRRIKKKEFDTCAANGVKDIVEIQIGIDGIALGEAQRGPGFKLTEEDVYKALAANPYGKPNTAKTWKDVNPALPAVAISVFGPPSTSGTYDAFKELILGTGCDANPEMKALKASDKDKHEATCTALRGAPFYVEQGENDNLIISKLDKNPTSLGIFGFSYLDANKDKIKAVPIQGVAPTYAAIADGSYPGSRPLFIYVKKAHVGVVPGLAEYVAEFLKGAGEGGYLNAKGLIVSPKAIADKATAAGTGMTVLNGAELN, encoded by the coding sequence ATGTTCCAGAAATTCGCTCTTATTGCTGGCGCCGCGACGTGCGCGCTCGCGCTTTCCGCGTGCCAGGATCAGGCGTCTTCGGGCGGCGGGGCGCGCGATTATATCAGCGCGGTCGGTTCGTCGACCGTCTATCCCTTTGCCACCGCGGTCGGCGAGAAGTTCGCCGAAGCGACGGGCAACAAGACGCCGAAGATCGACAGCACGGGCACCGGCGGCGGCTTCGAACGCTTCTGCGCCGGCGTCGGCGGCGACACCGCCGACATCGCGAACGCCTCGCGCCGCATCAAGAAGAAGGAATTCGACACCTGCGCCGCGAACGGCGTCAAGGATATCGTCGAAATCCAGATCGGTATCGACGGCATCGCGCTCGGCGAAGCGCAGCGCGGTCCCGGCTTCAAGCTGACCGAGGAAGATGTCTATAAGGCGCTCGCCGCCAATCCTTATGGCAAGCCGAACACCGCAAAGACGTGGAAGGATGTGAACCCCGCCCTCCCCGCGGTCGCCATCTCGGTATTCGGCCCGCCGTCGACCAGCGGCACCTATGATGCGTTCAAGGAACTGATCCTCGGCACCGGCTGCGACGCCAATCCCGAGATGAAGGCGCTGAAGGCCAGCGACAAGGACAAGCATGAGGCGACCTGCACCGCGCTGCGCGGCGCGCCTTTCTATGTCGAGCAGGGCGAGAATGATAACCTCATCATCTCGAAGCTCGACAAGAACCCGACCAGCCTTGGCATCTTTGGCTTCAGCTATCTCGACGCCAACAAGGACAAGATCAAGGCGGTGCCGATCCAGGGCGTCGCGCCGACCTATGCCGCGATCGCCGACGGCAGCTATCCCGGTTCGCGCCCGCTGTTCATCTATGTGAAGAAGGCGCATGTCGGCGTCGTCCCCGGCCTCGCCGAATATGTCGCCGAGTTCCTGAAGGGCGCGGGCGAAGGCGGTTATCTGAACGCCAAGGGGCTGATCGTGTCGCCGAAGGCGATCGCCGACAAGGCGACCGCCGCGGGCACCGGCATGACCGTGCTGAACGGCGCTGAGCTCAACTAA